The proteins below come from a single Blastocatellia bacterium genomic window:
- a CDS encoding CocE/NonD family hydrolase — MQSLCSLLVSLVVIAWAMAGALSPQAGSDIQQYLREHYTKREYQIPMRDGVRLFTAVYSPKDTSRTYPIMLRRTPYSVRPYGEDQFPDAPIGPSMRFVRDKFIFVLQDVRGRMMSEGEFVNVRPHRAEKRSPQDIDESTDTYDTIDWLIKNLTNHNGRVGMWGISYPGFYTAAGIINTHPALKAASPQAPIADWFIGDDFHHNGAFFLVDAFHFFSVFGRARPGPVQTFPPPFDYGMQDAYRFFLELGPLRNVNEKYFKHEIAFWNDLMRHGTYDEFWKARNLLPHLKNIQTAVMTVGGWFDAEDLYGPLQIYQSIERQNPGIHNILVMGPWVHGGWARSNGDRLGDIQFGSATSTFYQDTIEFPFFAHYLKDGANPNLPEAYIFITGANRWQSFTEWPPRSAVGKTLYLHGRSRLSFEPPAARSGLSYDEYLSDPAHPVPYTNRISISRGTEYMIEDQRFAARRPDVLVYQSDVLTEDVTLVGPIRANLFVSTTGTDADFVVKLIDVYPDNALNNDPNPCQVQMSGYQMLVRAEVMRAKFRDSFERPRPLTPGRITRVSFNLQDIAHTFKKGHRIMVQVQSSWFPLVDRNPQRFVDIYNARETDFQKATHRVYHSARFPSHLEVQLMP, encoded by the coding sequence ATGCAATCACTCTGCTCTCTGCTCGTCTCTTTGGTGGTCATCGCATGGGCGATGGCCGGCGCTCTATCCCCTCAGGCTGGCTCGGACATCCAGCAGTATCTGCGCGAGCACTACACCAAACGCGAATATCAAATTCCTATGCGCGACGGCGTCAGGTTGTTCACGGCGGTTTACTCGCCAAAGGACACATCGCGGACGTACCCGATCATGTTGCGCCGGACGCCCTATAGCGTCCGACCCTACGGCGAGGATCAGTTCCCCGACGCCCCCATCGGTCCAAGCATGCGGTTTGTCCGCGATAAATTCATCTTTGTTCTGCAAGACGTGCGCGGACGAATGATGTCAGAAGGCGAGTTTGTCAACGTGAGACCGCATCGGGCCGAAAAAAGGTCGCCGCAGGACATTGATGAAAGCACCGACACCTACGATACCATTGACTGGCTAATCAAGAATCTCACCAACCACAATGGCCGCGTCGGCATGTGGGGCATCTCCTATCCGGGCTTCTATACGGCTGCCGGCATCATCAATACGCATCCGGCGCTCAAAGCCGCGTCGCCACAAGCACCGATTGCTGACTGGTTCATTGGGGACGACTTTCATCACAACGGCGCTTTCTTCCTGGTTGACGCTTTCCACTTCTTCTCGGTTTTCGGCCGGGCGCGTCCGGGGCCGGTTCAGACCTTCCCGCCGCCATTCGACTATGGCATGCAAGATGCCTATCGGTTCTTCCTGGAACTGGGGCCGCTGCGCAATGTCAACGAAAAGTACTTCAAACACGAGATCGCCTTTTGGAACGATCTGATGCGGCATGGGACCTACGATGAGTTCTGGAAAGCACGCAACTTGCTTCCCCATCTGAAAAACATTCAAACGGCTGTGATGACCGTCGGCGGCTGGTTTGACGCCGAAGACCTCTACGGCCCGTTGCAGATTTATCAGAGCATTGAGCGCCAGAATCCAGGCATTCACAACATCCTGGTCATGGGGCCGTGGGTGCACGGCGGCTGGGCACGCAGCAACGGCGACCGGCTTGGCGACATCCAGTTTGGCTCAGCCACCTCCACGTTCTATCAGGACACGATTGAGTTTCCGTTCTTCGCACATTACCTCAAAGACGGCGCCAACCCGAATCTGCCCGAAGCCTACATCTTCATCACCGGCGCAAACCGATGGCAATCATTCACCGAGTGGCCGCCGCGCTCGGCGGTCGGCAAGACGCTCTACTTGCACGGGCGCAGCCGACTTTCATTTGAACCGCCAGCGGCCCGTTCCGGGTTGAGCTACGATGAGTACCTGAGCGATCCGGCTCATCCAGTTCCCTACACCAATCGCATCAGTATTAGTCGCGGCACCGAATACATGATCGAAGACCAACGATTCGCTGCCCGACGCCCTGACGTGCTTGTGTATCAAAGCGACGTGCTGACAGAAGATGTCACATTGGTTGGCCCAATTCGCGCCAACCTCTTCGTCTCGACGACTGGCACCGACGCCGATTTCGTCGTCAAACTGATTGACGTGTACCCCGACAACGCCCTCAACAATGACCCGAACCCGTGTCAGGTTCAGATGAGCGGCTACCAGATGCTGGTGCGAGCAGAAGTGATGCGCGCTAAATTCCGCGACAGCTTTGAACGACCCCGCCCGCTCACGCCCGGTCGAATCACTCGGGTTAGCTTCAATCTGCAAGACATCGCCCACACATTCAAGAAAGGACATCGTATCATGGTGCAGGTGCAAAGCAGTTGGTTCCCCTTGGTGGATCGCAACCCGCAACGATTCGTGGACATTTACAACGCACGCGAAACCGATTTTCAGAAGGCAACGCACCGTGTCTATCATTCGGCGCGGTTCCCATCGCACCTGGAAGTGCAGCTCATGCCGTGA